GTTTGAAATACTCGATTCTGATCTCCCTGGTGGTTCTGGCGATCATGTTCGGCCTGTCATATCTGCAAAACGAAGGGATCATCAGCGAGAAAATGTTCCAGTACATCGCCATTGGCGTCGCCGTGATCGTGGTTGTCGTCAATGGCGTGATGCGCCGCAAGGTCAAGCCTTGAGCGACGCATCCGAACCCGGTTCGCTGTGCAGAATCGCAATAGCCTGCGGATGCAGGCTGTAGCTCTTGTCCGGGTGCAGGGTGATGACGCCCTCGCTGCACAGCCGCTTCAATACCTCGCGCACACTCAGGAAGGACAGCGGAATATCCAGATCGAGCAAGTGCGTGTGCACGCCGCGCACACCCAGTTTGCGTTCGCTATCTGCCGCGCTCAGCAGCGCGTCGATGACTTTCAGGCGAATCAGGCTGGTCCTCAGACCAAAGCTCTTTAACAGGATTCTGATCCGTTCGTTTGCGTGCCGTTCGGCCTTCGGTTCGAAGAGTTCGGCGTCTGTGCCGTGGCTCATGGAAACGTTTTTCGACGCACGGCTACCGTCCGTTGGCAGTTGCGAGTTGTACATGCAAAAACTCCTTTTCAGAGCCTGATCAGGAAAAGTGAAGGTGCTCTCAATCTATAAGACGGATGAGCTCGGCAAATCATGAAGATTTTGATGTAGAAAATTTGTCGCAATCTTGTGAGTGCTATGTGAGAGCACGTGAAAACGGGCGTGATGGCTAAATATCCTGTCATTCATTTCGTTCCTACTGCCAGGCACATTCCGTGTACAACTCGGGCTGTGATTTTCCCAGGCTGGGTCCGACGCGCTGCGCGCCATCTGATCGTGAACCCACCCTGGTGTCCTTTTTGCAGATCAGGAGCGAGCGTGATTATTAACAGGCAGTTAACCCGGCTGAGCCTTGCAGGTGCGTTGGTAGCGTTGAGTCTGATGGCCTGCGCACGCAGTCAGCCCGAGGCCGCGGGCGTCGATATTCGGCGCACCAGCTTCGGCGTGCCGCACATTCGCGCCGACGACGAGCGCGGCCTCGGTTACGGCATCGGTTATGCCTACGCGCAAGACAACCTGTGCCTGATGGCCAATGAAATCGTGACCGTCAACGGCGAGCGCTCGCGCTATTTCGGCCCTGATCAATTGACCCTCGAAGAACGTCCGAACCTGGCCAGCGACGTGTTCTTCAATTGGCTGAACACGCCCGAAGCAGTCGCCGGTTTCTGGAAAGCACAAACCCCGCAGGTGCGCGATCTGGTTGACGGCTACGTCGCCGGTTACAACCGTTCGCTGGCCGAGCGTCAGGCGCAGGGTTTGCCGGCGCAATGTCAGGGCGACTGGGTACGTCCGATTGCCGCCGAAGACCTGGTAAAAATCACTCGTCGTCTACTGGTCGAGGGTGGCGTCGGGCAGTTCGCCGAAGCGCTCGCCGGGGCCACACCGCCGGCTGCGGTCGCTGCTGTGGCGACCCCGGCTCAGTCATTCCAGGTGGCTGCCGAACGCCAGCAACGTTTCGCGCTGGACCGTGGCAGCAATGCCGTCGCGATCGGCAGCGAGCGCTCGTTCAATGGTCGCGGCATGTTGCTGGCCAACCCGCACTTTCCCTGGATCGGCGGGATGCGCTTCTATCAGATGCACCTGACCATACCCGGCAAACTCGATGTGATGGGCGCCGCATTACCCGGCCTGCCGATGATCAACATCGGTTTCAACCAGCATCTGG
The window above is part of the Pseudomonas prosekii genome. Proteins encoded here:
- a CDS encoding fe2+ zn2+ uptake regulation protein, yielding MYNSQLPTDGSRASKNVSMSHGTDAELFEPKAERHANERIRILLKSFGLRTSLIRLKVIDALLSAADSERKLGVRGVHTHLLDLDIPLSFLSVREVLKRLCSEGVITLHPDKSYSLHPQAIAILHSEPGSDASLKA